One genomic region from Argentina anserina chromosome 2, drPotAnse1.1, whole genome shotgun sequence encodes:
- the LOC126784755 gene encoding calcium uniporter protein 4, mitochondrial: MALRKALVKRSFDAVRVTSLAQTIPSSVDVLQNQTIVPPNAAQANFHREYLTSSESVDKGFLRRFFHHSATRIPEFLSLPVGEKLRERIRGVNVNKTNDRLRLAGLRPPAYPTANDESLYGISVNDVRKIMRLSQVEKLKAKLREIPESSVSYLEFRRICVESCESEEQAAEFAKLLDESGNVIILGNIVFLRPEQVAKSMESIISQTMSLPNDPRRRELERLEKQKMIIDKKARGLVQGELYGGLGFVLLQTLGAMRLTFWELSWDVMEPICFFVTSIHFALGYGFFLRTSTEPTFQGFFQRRFKTKQKRLMEVYNFDVHKYNQLRKVFYPNADQPAPFDHVETSLVSSVH; this comes from the exons atggCGCTCAGAAAAGCGCTGGTCAAGCGCTCATTTGACGCCGTGAGAGTTACGTCGCTGGCGCAAACCATCCCGTCCTCCGTCGACGTTCTACAGAACCAGACCATCGTTCCACCAAATGCAGCGCAGGCGAATTTCCACAGGGAGTATCTGACCTCATCGGAGTCCGTTGACAAAGGCTTTCTCCGGCGATTCTTCCACCACTCTGCCACCCGGATCCCGgagtttctctctctccctgtTGGAGAGAAGCTCCGTGAAAGGATCAGAGGCGTGAACGTGAACAAAACCAATGATCGCCTGCGGCTTGCCGGACTCCGCCCTCCAGCCTATCCAACCGCCAATGACGAGTCACTTTACGGGATATCTGTCAATGATGTGAGAAAGATAATGAGGCTGTCTCAGGTGGAGAAGCTGAAGGCGAAGCTGAGAGAGATTCCAGAGAGCTCTGTTTCGTATTTGGAGTTCCGCCGGATCTGCGTGGAGAGTTGCGAGAGCGAAGAGCAAGCAGCCGAGTTTGCGAAACTTCTAGACGAGTCCGGCAACGTCATCATTCTCGGAAATATTGTCTTTCTCCGGCCCGAGCAG GTTGCAAAATCAATGGAGAGCATAATCTCTCAAACCATGAGCTTGCCAAACGATCCAAGGCGGAGAGAACTGGAACGGCTAGAGAAGCAGAAGATGATAATAGACAAAAAGGCCAGGGGTTTGGTGCAAGGTGAGCTCTACGGTGGGCTGGGTTTTGTATTACTGCAGACACTAGGGGCCATGCGGCTCACCTTCTGGGAGCTAAGTTGGGATGTGATGGAGCCAATTTGCTTCTTTGTGACTTCCATCCACTTTGCTCTAGGTTACGGCTTTTTCCTCAGGACCTCCACAGAACCCACATTTCAAGGTTTTTTCCAACGCCGTTTTAAGACTAAGCAAAAACGGCTCATGGAGGTTTATAACTTTGATGTTCACAAGTACAATCAGCTCCGGAAAGTGTTTTATCCGAACGCCGATCAACCGGCGCCGTTCGATCATGTAGAAACAAGCCTTGTTAGTTCTGTACATTGA
- the LOC126784355 gene encoding agamous-like MADS-box protein AGL62 encodes MSTKKTQGRKKIEIKRIENSSNKQVTFSKRRAGLFKKAGELSVLCGAHVAVIVFSSANKVFCYGHPDIHAVIESYQNGLNTVVGADDKVQEVLVAEYNKVCLEKQKEEEELKKKMAEMKAKADDKKMMMEMGMSVDEGFWWDEPVDLLMLEQREREQYMMALESLRNKVADKAHHKKIVSGTGAGTSATAVHGLYNMLTPNNCFGTDFADQYGNHGFGV; translated from the coding sequence ATGTCGACGAAGAAAACTCAAGGTCGGAAGAAGATCGAGATTAAGCGGATAGAAAACTCAAGCAACAAGCAAGTAACCTTCTCGAAGCGCCGTGCCGGCTTATTCAAGAAGGCCGGGGAGTTAAGCGTGCTATGCGGCGCGCATGTGGCAGTCATCGTGTTCTCTAGTGCCAACAAGGTCTTCTGTTATGGGCACCCCGACATCCATGCAGTGATCGAGAGCTATCAAAATGGGCTCAACACTGTAGTCGGAGCTGACGATAAGGTCCAGGAGGTTCTCGTGGCGGAGTACAACAAAGTGTGCTTGGAGAAGCagaaggaggaagaggagttgaagaagaagatggcgGAGATGAAAGCCAAGGCAGATGataagaagatgatgatggaaATGGGAATGAGCGTTGATGAGGGGTTTTGGTGGGATGAGCCAGTGGATTTGTTGATGCTGGAGCAGCGAGAGAGGGAGCAGTACATGATGGCATTGGAAAGCTTGAGGAACAAGGTAGCTGATAAGGCTCATCACAAGAAGATTGTGAGTGGGACTGGTGCAGGGACTTCTGCTACGGCTGTTCATGGACTTTATAATATGCTGACACCCAATAATTGTTTTGGTACTGATTTCGCTGATCAATATGGGAACCATGGTTTCGGGGTTTAG